From the Rutidosis leptorrhynchoides isolate AG116_Rl617_1_P2 unplaced genomic scaffold, CSIRO_AGI_Rlap_v1 contig458, whole genome shotgun sequence genome, the window ACTCTCACTTTTTTTAATGGTTTTCAAGCATACTCTGTATGTGTGTACATGGCCACCATCCGGTTCCATTCAATTCTGATTCTTAAATTTTATGAATCAAACCGAATAACTTGACAATTTTTTGAATAGAAAACTTGACAAACTTGAAAATTATAAATAACTGTATTGTGTTTGTGTTGAATAGAAAACTGATGTTTTTTACAGTTTTATAAAACACTACCAGCCAAACAAAGCccagaaacaaaaaaaaattaaaaaataataattagttAAAATTTACATGTGGCATTTTTCTATTTGATGTTGGTCTTAAGCCCTTTTGCGAAAAAAGGAGGCAAGTATTTGATTATTAATAAATGTCAAATGTCTTTTTTTATTGATGGTTGGTTGTGTAGCATCCACCTAATGCAAGAGGTAAGTTTTTGACTAATCACCCCTGTAATTTAATACTAATTCGTATGATAAGAGATGAAGTTTTGTTTGACTAGATATAGCTATCATCGTCCATTTATTTTTAAGAAGGCAATCATATGTACATATGTAATGTAGTGCTTATAAAAAGCACAACTTTTCAACTCTCTTTTAAGTTCTCAGTAGAATAAATCACATAATAGCTTTTTTTTTTATCTTGGATTTTGGATGGGTTCATTATGGATTGTGGAGTAATAGCAGATCGACTTTAGTAGAATAGTTAAAAATGATATATAATTGGTGAtttaattggtaacaaatctaaatAGGGTAGGTCTACTCCTAACCCACAAAAAGAAAACATCATGCATACCCTATCTTGACTTTATTGGACACATATATAAAATGATCATCAATCATGTATAAGCAATTACCCGGGGAGACCTAAAAATAATGTATAAGCAATTACCATGCGGATATCATCTTCTGCTAATCTCCATTATCATTGGACAGAACAGACCTAATTCATATGTGAATCCAGTTGTCCTTCCTGTTGGGCTGTTTAAGAATCGGAAGTTGGTCTAAGGCCCATAATGGGTTTTCTTTTTTGCTAACGAGAAAAATACACGTCGATGCTAAAGACGTAGCCAATGAAGCCGTAAAAAAGTAACCACATGAATTACCTTGTCTTTAATtggtaaaacaaataaataaaatataaatattcctaATGGGAGAACATGCAAGATAGGAATCtgaactaaacttgaaagaaaGGATTAGGAAAGGAATCAATCAACGAGCCCTAGCTAGCTAAACATTTTATCTCCAATCGTACGTTCTCTTTTACTATAATTTACGCATTCTTTCGCCCTCTTGCTTTTATTATATCCCTTTGCAATTTAATTTCTCTTCTGATCAATCGTCATATGCTAAAAATCAAGACATGGAAATTCGTCCCAACTTGTTTTCAAGTTCACTCTTTATCCTAATAATTATTATTTCATCAGGTAATCTTTCTCTTAACTACTAATCCTATACGAAATGGCTTCTAATTAACTtggttttaatttaattaatttggcATGCAGGGGCAAATGTGTCCGAATCCACGAGAGTTTTTACCATAGTAAATAATTGCAAGGAGACGATATGGCCAGCTGTCACTCCAGGAGCCAACTTTAATGGCGGTGGTTTCTCTTTGAGACCATACCAGTCCATGGTCTTTAATGCCCCTGTTGCTTGGAGCGGTCGAATTTGGGCTCGAACAGGATGCAATTTCGACCAGGACGGAGTTGGCCAATGCCAAACCGGTGCATGTGGCACAGCACTCAAATGTGGATCCTCTGGCAAAACCCCTGCTACACTTGCCGAATTTACCCTCGCAAATCCTGATTATTACGACGTTAGCCTAGTGGATGGCTTTAACTTGCCGATCACCGTCACGCCCATCAACGGAACAGGAAGTTGCTCCGCTTGCGGATGTGATAAGGATTTGAGGCTCAGTTGTCCGTCGGAGCTAGCAACCAAGTCTAACGGGAAGGTTGTAGGTTGTCGGAGCGCTTGCGACGTGTTCAACACGGATGCATACTGTTGCAAGGGTGTTTTCGGAAATCCAGTCACGTGTCAACCTACGTTTTATTCTAAGAAGTTCAAGGATGCTTGCCCTACTGCTTATAGTTATGCCTATGATGATCCGACTAGTATCTTTACATGCTCAGGGACAGATTATGTAGTCGCCTTCTGCTCATCCAGGTTCGTTTACATACATTAATTAAcaatcttaaaatatatatatatatatatatatatatattcagaaaTCAATATTAATTAATGAATTTTCAGGAACCAAACTTTGTGCA encodes:
- the LOC139883825 gene encoding pathogenesis-related thaumatin-like protein 3.5; amino-acid sequence: MEIRPNLFSSSLFILIIIISSGANVSESTRVFTIVNNCKETIWPAVTPGANFNGGGFSLRPYQSMVFNAPVAWSGRIWARTGCNFDQDGVGQCQTGACGTALKCGSSGKTPATLAEFTLANPDYYDVSLVDGFNLPITVTPINGTGSCSACGCDKDLRLSCPSELATKSNGKVVGCRSACDVFNTDAYCCKGVFGNPVTCQPTFYSKKFKDACPTAYSYAYDDPTSIFTCSGTDYVVAFCSSRNQTLCTYHNRKGVVCSGSNGFNSLLGRWWTVLLMLASLNLWVLF